TTGTCATCTATGCAGAGGTAAAGTACCCATTTCTGTTCTAACCATATATGAAGTTAGAAGACTGGGAAACAGAATTTAGCTGACCAAGTTTTCGTGTTGGCACGTCAAATGAAAGAATTGATCAAATTTCTGGTTAGTGGTTGCGAGAAAAGGAGATACTTACCTCATTTTCTTGTCTTCAAGGTTATCTTTGTCATCTATGCAGAGGTAACAGTCCCCATTTCTGTTGTAACTGTGTATGAAGACCGAGAAAAAGTGATGTCTACCCCTTTTATGATGATTTTGTTGAAAGATCATACATTCATGTTATCAATGAAAGAGTAGCAAAAGCATTTTTCCAAATCTATGTTTGGTGGAACGCTCtcttagaaaaaagaaaagaaaacaaaagtgaaaaagaacTGCAATGAAAATCCATAAAATTATCACACTGCTTTCTCATCACGAGGATTTCTTCTCTggtctcttcttttttctttttggtatcgCCTTCTAAagctattttcaatttttccttgaaatttgttgtgAATATAAtgatttttctcttctctcggCTCAACCAAATGCCGTCAATGAAATGAGCAAGCTCGATCGGAGGATACAGATATGTCACATCAACTAATAAACATAgttttggcatttttttttaaaatttttaaattttttattattattatttttaaatataactacaAGGGGTCCTGCAATAAGTGGTGTGCTTATCGACCAGGATTGCAGGTACATAATTCGTTAAAGTTCAGTCCTGCAAAAACGTACGTGTGAATGTAGTTAATTTCACAACTTGTACGATCTTTTAGCAGAATATAGTAAAGTTAGAAACCACTAAAAGAACGGAGTTAAAGAAAGCATTAGTAATTTAGTCAAGTCATTTTCCGTTCATGGCACCTAGATGAGCTGATTTATTGCCTACCGGCCTCTACGGTCGAAGAATACTGAACAAAAGAGTGGCTGGTTCGGGGAGAGACCGCTGCTGTCACATGCGGCATCACTGGGATCAGCTGCCTCAGATCTGACCATCACCTTTTTTCCTAGAGTGGTACTTGAACCACACGCACTTTTTATAGACAATGACTGTCCTAAGCTAGTGTATCGACTCATTCGTCGGTTGCTACGTTCCTATATTCCCTTTTTTTCTAACTTATGATTAAAATAAAGTGGTTGTAGAAGTCTTTTACAGTCACTCTAGACAAATAAAATGCAGCATACATCAATTCATTGCAACTTTTAGTTGCAGTCTGGTGGAAAATGGGGGGAAGCCAATTTTTGATTCcaaatccctttttttttattccacttatgttgcttttatttttatttttatttttatgattgttGATGACTCCCACCCATTGAATCTACGTAACCACTTAgtttatttatgaatttacttgctttaaaaaataaaaataaaaattagtgcAGCCAGGCTAGGTTCTTTTGCCATTGCCTCCCCCATCTGCTTTCTTGATTGGATTATGCGAGTTTGTGACTTTCTATATCAATCTGTcttcaataaaaagaaagaagtgTGGTTGCTGGTTCTGGCCAGAACATCTCAAGGAATTCCGTTGGACTTTATATTTGCAAGTCAAATATCATTAGATATTGTTCTTCAACAAAGGTGCCATCTTTTGTCTCTATATCAACAGGCAGAGCAGAAAACAGAGAGGCAGAAGGGGTGAGTTGGGACGATTAAAGAGCCTTTTATAAGGGATTTGAATCTAAATTTCCACAGGTGAACAAAACTTTcttcggttttttttttgggtctttccttatttgatttaagaaaGAAAGAGCATAATAAATACTCCAATCCAGAACAGATTGGCTTTCACGTGGTTTCTAAGAAAGAACCCAAAAGTTTTGTTTCAAAATGCTGTCCACATTTGAAAGCTTTTGCAGCCCACTTCAGCTTAGATTGTGCGGGCACAAGTTTGTGGTAAGAGAATTTGTACAAATTCACATTTGAGGAAAGCTTGAAAGCAGTTTGCACCTTTCGCTTGGATTATTATCCTTAAAAGCCAGAATTGTCTTTAGCAGTTCAAAGCAGCTTCTACCTCCCGTCATTAATGGTTCGACGCAAGAAATCTTCTATGTCCAAGCCTCTGGGAGTTCTTCCTCATGGTTACGAATGACGGTTGCTGCAATACTAAAGCAAGAAAAGACTCTTTGCTGGTTGTTCTAAGGATTCAAAAGAGCTCTGTTATACGACAGAACCTCCACTGCTGAAGGGGACCGGGGCACCAACAGCAGCTGAAGGGAAAAAGGCCTCGGGGAAGGGGAATGCGATCTGATGAGAAGGATGGATGGGTTGATTGAAACAGGGCAACTGTGGTAATGGGTTGTGGGCCTTGGGCCAGGAGTGGTTGGTCTTAAATACTTTATTAAGTTGTTGCCTGAGGGTTGAGTTAAAAGTCAATAAAGAGTAAGGGTGAATTGGGTTCTACCCACTAGCAGCTTGCACAGGTTAGTTTGGTTGTTAGACTATACcgagtctaattttaaattgattttaacatttaaatatataattatcaaattactaaactcatcttaattcaaaacctCTTACACGTAAGACTCacaatcttttttaatctttaataaatagtactaaacttATCTTGAcgtctaaacttatcttaaatgAGTTCCAAAGAACTCACTAtatcatcttaactcattattattcataaaaaattaaacttaactcaacatccaaacgcagcCAATAATATCTAATTGAGTTGGATTTATTAGGCCCATGGTCATGTACGTTATTTTTCTTTGTATGGAGCACTGTAGCTCTTTCTTTTACTCAGAGCTGGTTACAACGAGAAGCATAAAACTTTCCAGTGTAAAGGGAACCCCTCCTTATCCGGAATTAGAATACAAACTAtcaatttcttctctctctttctgttcaattttcttcttctggaGGCACTCACCCTCGAAGTGAGTAAAATTCCCCTTTCTCGTTCTGGGCTTGTAATAAGCTCTCTTCAAAACAAACTCAAGAACCATTCTCCGTCCCTTTTGATgattcatatataatttatgcGAAATGCTTTTTGTACTTAAAGAAAATGTACACTTAAAACCACACACGTGATAGCTGacaaaagaaggaaataaaCGGCAAGTTTAAAAGAAACGGAAAagtaaagaattaaaaaaaaaaaaattaataccaacattacatttaaaaaaaaaaaaaattctcaagcaTAGATACAAtaccaaaattgaaaaattccTATGCTTATACTTACTAAATACATCTCCCAATAAGAAAGATATAGAAAGGGGAGGAGAGTGGGAGGTTAGAACTTAGATGAGATCCAAGAGATCATCTGCGCCATAAAGATCTCAAAATTGAGAACATCACGCGTAGCAATGCCCTCctttagaaaataaaagtaacaaataaaaattacaccAGTGACAACCTCTTTGCTTAATTGGGAAAAATTAGAAAACCACTTTCATCTTCCAATATAATGACATCAAGACCTGGATTGAGATATCTTCTGCTTGCTGTAATTCCCAAATCTTCTAGCGACCCCAGCATCAGATAATATGTCCCATACCTGAAAATTGTCAATGGCCACGGATTATCAGTTACACAACTTTCACAAAAATATGTTGGAGTGGATAAACCAACTTCATAACGAATTGCCAAGAATTTTTTTACACTCACTTCCAGTTTTCCCTTGGAACCTCCTATTGCCAGCAAAAAGGGGCTTTCCTCTGAGAAGAAAATGGTAAAGACAGCTCCCTAACAACACCCAGAACAAAGCATGAGAATCTATCTAGAGTAATaacgttaaaaaaaaatagtctacCAGAGGCTTATTTACCTCAAGACATAAGATTTATGAAAATTAGGATTATCGCTTACCGCTTTAGGATTCTGGGATGCAACACAAGAAGGTTGATTGTTTGACAGATCCCAAAGCTTCACCTGCATGCAATGGAAAAGCACAAAACATTAACAATCTGCAGGGTTTAGAAAGTGTCCGTGTGAAATAATAAATTATCTCACaacaataacaattataaaactACCATTTTATCCTCAGATCCAGTTGCAAGAAGCTGCAGGAAAAGTTGCACAGAGGAAGTTAATAAAGTAAAAGATATGACTGTGAggcagaaaaagaaagtgtaGGTACATACATTAGGTGCTGAAGGATTATAAGAGACTGTGCAAACAGCTTTGTCGTGCGCATGGAGAGTAAAACTAGGAATTGACTCAGAAGCAGCATCAGACTTGGCAGCCCTGATATCAAAACCTTTGACAGTACCATCTTCAAGACTCACCTGAGAGGAtctttgaatgattatttaaatgatcTTTTTATACAACCTCTCTAACCAAAACTAAGATCTGCCTAAAATTCTCTAGAAACAATAACAGTGTCCTCACACAAAGATGAATTTCCCTTCttcaaaagggaaaaagaaaaaaaaaatgaaatcaccAATGGGAAGGTGGTTACAGATAGGCTGAAGCACTCACCACAAATGAGTGCTCAGTGTGTGGATCCCATGCCAAGCTCTCTACATCAGCTGTGACCGACCATTTATAACCAGAATGTGCTGGTATTCTCCCATCCTTCTGCAATGCGAAAATATGAAATACACATCAGGTCATTTTATCATCAAAGCAACAAGAACTGGAAAAACAAAATAGTCCACGTCAAAGCTTGAGTCACTCGTTTCAAGCACGCAAGTCCTCCATTAGAGGCTATGTAGATGCATACATGTTCAATGGAAATAGCTATGGCTATAGTGTtaaagataatataaaaaataatttcaagcaAAAGCTTTATTACCATGACCACTGAACGATCAAAAGAGCCAGTAAGAATAACTTGTGCTGCATGATTATTCCATGCAACTGCTTGAACCTGCAAAGGATAGGAGGAAGAAGGTAAACATATAAACTCAGTAGACTCATCTGTGTGGAGATCATCAAGAATTTCGTTTGGTGGTATTGATGGTGTCTGATGTGGTTAAAAAAAGTCAAGCATGCCAGTTTAAACTAACACTTTAACATTGCAACAATGCAGAATACCACTCAATTATGGGCAAGTAGCTTGCGTTTGTTCATACAAGCAGATTCATAAATATACTAATTTGTTTACATTTAGCTTTTCCCTGACCATATTTTGAGTGCAAAAAATTGACAGACAGagctttacatatatatatatatattattggcaCCAAATGTCCAAGTACAAAGTCCAGACTAATCCCAGAGTTGCACAGGCCCTTAGCAAAGACTTTCCTGTAAGTGCACCTCTAGTAATTCAAGAGGAAGTTCCCCAGTCCGATGGTcccaaaaaattatttgtagtgCAGAGGATTTGAATCTTAGACATGGAGGGAGCAatgagcataccaccaagaccaaggcctttaccacttaaaCAACCCCTAGGCGTTCAGACAGagctttatatattataaaccaAATGGAATCTAAATCCTATAACCACTTGCAACTAAACACGCATATTAGACCCTGAATTCTGCATGGGTCAACCTGTGTTTTGCTGAATATGGATAAATATACATATTGATGTGCCACACTTTGGAATGAGAATGACAATGGGTGACCATGATGCACGAGAGCTTCTAGCATCTCGATGATAGTACCTCTTCCAGTCATCCCCAAGCTCTTTAGGTCCCAAATTAGAAtggttttataattattttgtcaattatgtttgatttgtATTACAGGCGCCAGTTTGTATCTTACTAATTGCAgattgatttcatttttatgAATTAATTAGTCCTAGAACGGTAGCACTTAAAAAACTTTCCAACATTGCATTCAAACAAGATCTGTATGGAGTGAAGGTTGTCTAGTTTGAACTAGGTTACTAACCTGCGACCCTACTGATTTAGATCTTTAACCTAGCTACAATTAAGGAGAATTTGGCTTCAAGAACCCAAgattgattttaatggcatggtcCTACATGATTTTCTGgtctctaatgtgcctacctagttagggcattAGTCTTGTGTAACTGGCTTTGCctttctttgatcaatatatttatttattcatcaaaaaaaagaaCCCAAGATTATCACacttaaatttatcaaataatcctccagtcttttttttttttttcggaaaaaaaaagaggacggtaccccaatttcattaatatacactcacttatggtggaggaaaacaACACCTTGGGCATACATTATTGTCTAACCTCATCACCTCAATCCACTACATAGAGGAGCTTCTATGATAATACCCATGCTACTGCTATGTTGGATAACAACAAATGTCATCCCAATTACATCATGAGTAGAATATATACACAATTAAGTTATAATTCTCACCTTATCAGTATGATGCTCCATAGTAATATTACATTTTCCAGCAGCCACATCCCAAATCTTAACTCGTTTGTCACCACTTGCACTAGCTAGTATATTCCTGATTTTTGAGAAAAACAGAGAATTTATCCAATATACACACATATGCCCAATGAAGCAACTAAAGACCATACAGTAGTAGAGGGGTAACCTGTACTCCTTGTTCCAAGCAAGACCAAGCACTGGACCTTTGTGACTGTCTTTTTTGTACTTGATTGATGTCTAACAAAAAGCATGTAATATAGTTGGTAAGCAGAAgttcaaaactaaaatatatatatttagtaggtatatatttttttttattggcagcggatgtccaagaacaaagtcttgactaatcccgggggtgcaaGTATATTTAGCaggtatattaaaatatattatgttgAGATGGAAAGCATACCTAGAAAACAAACCTTCATTTTCTTCTATcggtagaaaaaaaaataaaaaaatgaaggtTTGTTTTCTAGGTATGCTTTCTATAATGAGTTGATATAGCTTTTCTTTACTCTAATACTCGTCTCTTTATTAGATAAAACTGAACCAGTCTCATAAAATCGAACTTTAACATCTATTGGTGCATAagaatatttatccaaaattagAGAGGCTTGTGAGACATGTTGGAGTCAATAGGTAGACacgccccgccccgccccgccccacccccacaacaaaaaaaaaaaccccccaaccctttttttttaaagtaggtCGACATGCCCATTTTTACATCTGGATTCTCCCAAGGATTGAGATCTCTTGAATTGTTATGATaaaattttcagtttaaattAGCTCTCGATAGAATATATGGGAGGagattatttttccatttttataaCATGGAACCTCACTAAGGTAAGACCGTTTGAACCGTACCACCAGGGAGTAAACCCCGGATACACTACCCTACCTGTCATAACAGTGTATCAGGTAATCTAGAAGAACACCAAGTACAGAATCAAACTCGAGATGTCTGAGTCTACAGCTCATCTCAGGCCCTCTGTTTGACCACTAGGTTGCACGTTCACGGgtgcaatttttcaaatttttttgccTTTGAAACATTTCCATCTCTACAACATGGACAAAATTAAGGGTAGGAGTTGGGTGAGGTTTACAACGCATAATACCATGAATGCAATAAGCCTACAAGTATT
This genomic window from Carya illinoinensis cultivar Pawnee chromosome 7, C.illinoinensisPawnee_v1, whole genome shotgun sequence contains:
- the LOC122317472 gene encoding periodic tryptophan protein 1 homolog isoform X2, which gives rise to MERQLSGFHYSATTIERGKMASGDGDSEEDDEDMNVDAAKEADEAAHALEVADALGRTSNNTNSGTGFDDVTNSLRELDMENYDEEDDGIELFSTGLGDLYYPSNDMDPYLKDKDDEDSEEVEDMTINPMDAVIVCARSNQDDVSHLEVWVYEESDDGDANMYVHHDIIISADPLCTAWLDCPLKGGEKGNFIAVGSMEPSIEIWDLDIIDEVQPCVVLGGIAEKKGKGKKTSIKYKKDSHKGPVLGLAWNKEYRNILASASGDKRVKIWDVAAGKCNITMEHHTDKVQAVAWNNHAAQVILTGSFDRSVVMKDGRIPAHSGYKWSVTADVESLAWDPHTEHSFVVSLEDGTVKGFDIRAAKSDAASESIPSFTLHAHDKAVCTVSYNPSAPNLLATGSEDKMVKLWDLSNNQPSCVASQNPKAGAVFTIFFSEESPFLLAIGGSKGKLEVWDILSDAGVARRFGNYSKQKISQSRS